The Actinobacillus equuli genome includes a window with the following:
- a CDS encoding ribonuclease T2 family protein has translation MNQKQLIKLAVLLIIAAISYFFGNQSNKSEPVKQPLPQQQQNDYATENDTPIAKAPQAQSASATQAALSMNYDSKMYEDKIGQNKHAPVDYYMLALSWSPAFCESQRNKNQGDVPQRLAYQCAGGQNFGWVIHGLWPQNAKARSVDQHPRYCQGDLPEVSAKIIEQYLPESPGAALLQGEWEKHGSCAFDSAESYFAKQKELFYSLKLPAKNLRRNDLFQWMRKHNPQLRGVYLGASKTELYVCYDKKWQPVDCPK, from the coding sequence ATGAACCAAAAGCAACTTATAAAATTAGCCGTATTACTGATTATTGCGGCAATCTCTTATTTTTTCGGTAATCAAAGTAATAAGTCAGAACCGGTTAAACAACCACTGCCGCAGCAGCAACAAAACGACTATGCGACGGAAAACGATACGCCGATTGCAAAAGCACCGCAGGCACAATCCGCTTCAGCGACTCAAGCGGCACTTTCGATGAATTATGATTCCAAAATGTATGAAGATAAAATCGGGCAAAACAAGCACGCACCGGTTGATTACTATATGTTGGCACTTTCTTGGTCACCGGCTTTTTGTGAATCACAACGCAATAAAAACCAAGGTGATGTGCCGCAACGTTTAGCTTATCAGTGCGCTGGCGGTCAAAACTTCGGCTGGGTTATTCACGGTTTATGGCCACAAAATGCTAAGGCTCGTTCGGTTGATCAACATCCTCGCTATTGCCAAGGCGATTTACCGGAAGTGTCAGCGAAAATTATTGAGCAATATCTACCGGAATCACCGGGTGCTGCATTATTACAAGGCGAATGGGAAAAACACGGCAGCTGCGCTTTCGATAGTGCGGAAAGCTATTTTGCAAAACAAAAAGAGTTGTTTTACAGCCTGAAACTACCGGCAAAAAATCTACGCCGAAATGATTTATTCCAATGGATGCGTAAACATAATCCGCAGCTACGCGGCGTTTATTTAGGCGCAAGCAAGACCGAACTCTACGTTTGCTACGATAAAAAATGGCAACCAGTGGACTGCCCGAAATAA
- the sppA gene encoding signal peptide peptidase SppA, with protein sequence MLKMLKGLYQIFRCIRELVLSLFFIIFVLICFALTTLLQQESKHQNQQPFFEKGALQLNLDGYLADNHDEYGDLHRLIQNELGNNEPIKISTFDVARSINKAMKDERITGLVLDLGYFQGGDIASLQFIGAQISYFKQSGKPVIAIGEQYSQAQYYLASFADKIYLNKAGFVDIHALSYSNIYFKALLDKIEAVPHIFRVGTYKSAVEPFIRDDMSPEAKQNAQTWLTSIWNNIRQDIARNRQIQPEQVLPDSQTYIEKYKALKGDDAQYALNQKLITEVTTPSQIQTALIQQFGEDKEGNYKHIDYFDYAHGLTDRFNVKAENKIAVINVEGQIVSGKSSQNSAGSDTIVKQLRKAREDKNVRGVILRVNSPGGSAMASEIIRQELEAIQLAGKPVVTSMGGMAASGGYWISATSDKIIASPTTITGSIGIFGLATSFEKTAKNLGVTEDGISLSPFASSSPLKTLPKEQAEVIQISIENGYDRFLELVSRGRNMSKPAVDKIAQGQVWSGEDALKHGLVDELGDFDTAYDVITELVNQQRKAKGEAAIEHFRAQWFIDSDDSLLSSFLKGSNLKLQLGSLLGLPVATQAQQSLELLQQFNDPKHAYLYCLSCGTIK encoded by the coding sequence ATGTTAAAAATGTTGAAAGGGCTTTATCAGATTTTCCGTTGTATTCGAGAACTTGTCTTAAGCCTATTCTTTATTATTTTCGTACTGATTTGTTTTGCACTTACCACATTATTACAACAAGAATCAAAACATCAAAATCAACAACCTTTTTTCGAAAAAGGGGCATTACAACTCAATTTAGACGGTTACTTAGCTGATAATCATGACGAATACGGTGATTTACATCGCTTAATTCAAAACGAGTTAGGCAATAATGAGCCGATAAAAATTTCAACTTTTGATGTTGCACGCAGTATCAATAAAGCCATGAAAGATGAGCGTATTACCGGCTTGGTGCTTGATTTAGGTTATTTCCAAGGTGGGGACATTGCATCATTACAATTTATCGGTGCACAAATCAGCTATTTTAAACAATCCGGCAAACCGGTTATCGCTATTGGCGAACAATACAGCCAAGCACAATATTATTTGGCAAGCTTTGCCGATAAGATTTACCTGAATAAAGCCGGTTTTGTTGATATTCATGCACTTAGCTATAGCAATATCTATTTCAAAGCCTTGCTCGATAAAATCGAAGCCGTACCACATATTTTCCGTGTCGGTACTTACAAATCGGCTGTAGAGCCGTTTATTCGTGATGATATGTCACCGGAAGCAAAACAAAACGCACAAACATGGCTCACATCAATTTGGAATAATATCCGCCAAGACATTGCGCGCAATCGCCAAATTCAGCCGGAACAAGTTCTACCGGACAGCCAAACTTATATCGAAAAATATAAAGCATTAAAAGGCGATGATGCGCAATATGCACTAAATCAAAAATTGATTACGGAAGTTACCACACCAAGTCAAATTCAAACCGCTTTAATTCAACAATTCGGAGAAGATAAAGAAGGTAACTACAAGCATATTGATTATTTTGATTATGCACACGGACTTACAGATCGTTTTAATGTTAAAGCCGAAAACAAAATTGCAGTGATTAACGTAGAAGGTCAAATCGTAAGTGGCAAAAGCTCTCAAAATTCAGCGGGCAGCGACACCATTGTCAAACAATTACGCAAAGCACGTGAAGACAAAAATGTGAGAGGCGTTATTTTACGAGTAAATAGCCCCGGCGGCAGCGCAATGGCTTCGGAAATTATTCGCCAAGAATTAGAAGCGATTCAACTTGCCGGTAAACCGGTTGTGACATCAATGGGCGGTATGGCGGCTTCAGGCGGTTATTGGATTTCGGCGACCAGCGATAAAATTATCGCCAGCCCGACTACCATTACCGGTTCTATCGGGATTTTCGGCTTAGCAACCAGCTTTGAAAAAACCGCTAAAAATTTAGGTGTAACGGAAGACGGTATTTCACTTTCACCATTTGCCTCTTCCAGCCCGTTAAAAACGTTGCCGAAAGAACAAGCGGAAGTGATTCAAATCAGCATTGAAAACGGCTACGACCGATTCCTAGAACTGGTTAGCCGTGGACGTAATATGTCTAAACCAGCGGTGGATAAAATTGCACAAGGACAAGTTTGGTCGGGTGAAGATGCGTTAAAACACGGCTTAGTGGATGAATTAGGTGATTTTGACACCGCTTATGACGTTATCACCGAATTAGTCAATCAACAACGTAAAGCGAAAGGCGAAGCCGCAATCGAACACTTTAGAGCGCAATGGTTTATTGACAGCGATGATAGCTTGTTAAGTTCATTCCTAAAAGGCTCTAACCTGAAATTACAACTCGGCTCATTATTAGGATTACCTGTAGCAACTCAAGCCCAACAATCGCTCGAATTACTGCAACAGTTTAACGATCCTAAACACGCCTATTTATATTGCCTCAGCTGCGGCACGATAAAATAG
- a CDS encoding nitroreductase family protein: MEILDLLHRRRSNKKFGEIVPSEEQVENMIKAALRAPDHGKMKPYHFVVIEKSGMPKLRECLAAAAVEFDMDEKNAAKADKLSSQAPMVIGIVAKIDHESPKVPAWEQIVTAGCATYAMQLAANAQGFETVWISKKWVEGSLLRETFGCRAGDKVIGLLLVGSPKEDDGISLAREAEATEGFVSVIR; the protein is encoded by the coding sequence ATGGAAATTTTAGATTTATTACATCGCCGTCGTTCAAATAAAAAATTTGGTGAAATTGTGCCCTCAGAGGAGCAAGTGGAAAATATGATTAAAGCCGCATTGCGTGCGCCGGATCACGGCAAAATGAAGCCTTATCACTTTGTGGTGATCGAAAAAAGCGGAATGCCGAAATTACGCGAATGTTTAGCCGCTGCCGCAGTGGAATTTGATATGGATGAAAAAAATGCGGCTAAGGCGGATAAACTTTCCAGCCAAGCACCAATGGTGATCGGCATTGTGGCAAAAATTGATCATGAATCGCCGAAAGTACCGGCGTGGGAACAAATTGTGACAGCCGGTTGTGCAACTTATGCAATGCAATTAGCTGCGAATGCTCAAGGTTTTGAAACGGTTTGGATCAGCAAAAAATGGGTAGAAGGATCACTATTGCGTGAAACATTCGGTTGCCGTGCCGGTGATAAAGTGATCGGTTTATTGTTAGTCGGATCACCGAAAGAAGATGATGGTATTTCGTTAGCCAGAGAAGCGGAAGCTACCGAAGGTTTTGTGAGTGTGATTCGTTAA
- a CDS encoding SDR family NAD(P)-dependent oxidoreductase, whose amino-acid sequence MKTILITGCSSGIGYATAKLLKDSGWRVIASCRKQADIDRLRAEGFECIQLDVQDSAQIAQAFEYIKANGGLDAVFCNAGQGQPGCVEDLPREALRELFEINVFGVWEVMNHALKIFRAQNHGRILLTSSILGFAAMHFRGAYNASKFAVEGMADTLRHELHGSNIYVSLIEPGPILSDFRSNSLDKLTKYIDVEHTAKTAFSQKQYQRLATKKNDNPFAKPASAVAEACLKALTDQKPKARYQVTFPTKLFWWLRRILPTTWFDFVCRKSGG is encoded by the coding sequence ATGAAAACGATTCTAATCACCGGCTGTTCTTCCGGTATCGGTTATGCCACCGCTAAATTATTGAAAGACAGCGGCTGGCGAGTGATTGCCAGTTGCAGAAAACAGGCGGATATTGACCGCTTGCGAGCGGAAGGTTTCGAATGTATTCAGCTTGATGTGCAAGATTCGGCACAAATTGCCCAAGCCTTTGAATATATAAAAGCGAACGGCGGCTTAGATGCGGTCTTTTGCAATGCAGGGCAAGGGCAACCGGGCTGTGTGGAAGATTTGCCGCGTGAAGCATTACGTGAGTTATTTGAAATCAATGTGTTTGGTGTATGGGAAGTGATGAATCATGCACTTAAAATTTTTCGCGCCCAGAATCACGGACGTATTTTACTCACCAGCAGTATTTTAGGCTTTGCCGCAATGCACTTTCGAGGTGCTTATAATGCCTCTAAATTTGCGGTAGAGGGAATGGCGGATACGTTACGTCACGAATTACACGGCTCGAATATTTATGTCAGCTTGATTGAGCCGGGCCCGATTTTAAGTGATTTTCGCTCAAATTCTTTGGATAAACTCACCAAATATATTGATGTGGAACATACCGCTAAAACAGCATTTAGCCAAAAGCAATATCAGCGATTGGCAACTAAAAAGAATGATAACCCGTTTGCCAAACCGGCATCAGCAGTGGCGGAAGCCTGTCTGAAAGCCTTAACCGATCAAAAACCGAAAGCTCGCTATCAAGTCACATTCCCAACTAAACTGTTCTGGTGGCTAAGACGTATTTTACCGACTACATGGTTTGATTTTGTGTGCCGTAAGTCCGGTGGCTAG
- a CDS encoding heavy metal translocating P-type ATPase has product MVKEQQLLIDGMHCAACVRRVEKILMKVEGVTFASVNLADQTAFVQGEVDPQAMVQAVEKIGFGAEILESEQERRAKHQAQTQRTLNHKKWQFIVALIVGFGLVALGLFIGMIPNSTNLIYWFIAAAVSLFTMYFTGKDFFVGAWISLKNKASTMDTLVALSTGVAWLYSFWLTLFPQPQAHVYYEASVMIIGFINLGKFLELKAKQRSSLALEKLLDLAPQQAVIFDQNNVTQTIPVKGIKPKMRVQALTGDRLAVDGRLESGSIWVDESMLTGEALPIEKKVGDKVRAGTLIQDGAGIYIAEQVGSQTALARVINAVRHAQSSKPPLAQFVDKVASVFVPVVVSIALISGLIWLFLGKEFSFALSIFTTVLIIACPCALGLAIPLSTIAGVARAAEFGVLVRNIEALQAGSEIDTLVFDKTGTLTTGEMTVSDIQTFNGFEPNRVLQLAKSLEVHASHPIAKAIVKFAENQTACEVTNVQVVKGVGIIANLGEDQIKVGNAKFVNFSGNLTASRSTQIFVAVNDQLAGILSVEDQLRDESKAMIEKFKAEGYQCLMLTGDRQTTAEYFAQQLGLDGVIAEVLPEQKADKIRELQAQGKKVAMIGDGINDAPALAQANVGISMHNGSDIAVETADLSLMQHGLTPVVQILPFAKRVLRNMKQSLLGAFMYNVIAIPLAAGVLYPFTGWLLNPMIAAVAMTMSSITVVLNSQRLLK; this is encoded by the coding sequence ATGGTTAAAGAACAACAACTTTTAATTGACGGAATGCACTGTGCCGCTTGCGTGCGTCGGGTTGAAAAAATCTTGATGAAAGTGGAAGGTGTCACTTTTGCTTCGGTCAATCTTGCCGATCAAACCGCATTTGTACAAGGTGAAGTGGATCCGCAAGCGATGGTACAAGCGGTCGAAAAAATCGGTTTCGGTGCGGAAATTTTAGAAAGCGAACAAGAACGCCGAGCCAAACACCAAGCGCAAACGCAGCGCACTTTAAACCATAAAAAATGGCAGTTTATTGTCGCCTTAATTGTCGGTTTCGGTTTAGTTGCTTTGGGGCTGTTTATCGGAATGATCCCAAACTCAACCAATTTAATCTATTGGTTTATCGCCGCAGCCGTCAGTTTATTTACCATGTATTTCACCGGTAAAGATTTCTTTGTCGGTGCGTGGATCAGCTTAAAAAATAAAGCATCCACCATGGACACTTTAGTCGCACTCAGTACTGGCGTCGCTTGGCTCTACTCATTTTGGCTAACGCTTTTCCCCCAACCACAAGCGCACGTTTACTATGAAGCCAGCGTGATGATTATCGGCTTTATCAATCTCGGCAAATTTCTTGAACTAAAAGCGAAACAACGTTCCTCACTTGCTTTAGAAAAACTACTCGATCTCGCTCCGCAACAAGCGGTCATTTTTGATCAAAATAATGTAACTCAAACGATTCCGGTAAAAGGCATCAAGCCGAAAATGCGTGTGCAAGCACTCACCGGCGATCGGCTTGCGGTGGACGGCAGATTGGAAAGCGGTTCAATTTGGGTGGATGAATCAATGCTGACCGGCGAAGCGTTACCGATTGAGAAAAAAGTCGGTGATAAAGTGCGTGCCGGAACGCTGATTCAAGACGGTGCAGGCATCTATATTGCCGAACAAGTCGGTAGCCAAACCGCTCTTGCCCGAGTGATCAATGCTGTACGCCACGCGCAATCAAGTAAACCGCCGCTCGCACAGTTTGTCGATAAAGTGGCAAGTGTTTTCGTACCAGTTGTGGTTTCGATTGCGTTGATAAGCGGTCTGATTTGGTTATTTTTAGGCAAAGAATTTTCATTTGCACTCTCTATTTTTACCACCGTATTAATTATCGCTTGCCCTTGTGCGCTCGGTTTAGCGATTCCGCTTTCCACCATTGCCGGTGTGGCTCGTGCCGCCGAATTCGGTGTATTAGTGCGGAATATCGAAGCTTTGCAAGCCGGTTCAGAAATCGACACGCTAGTGTTCGATAAAACCGGCACACTCACCACCGGCGAGATGACGGTTTCGGATATCCAAACCTTTAACGGTTTCGAGCCGAATCGTGTGCTACAACTGGCAAAAAGTTTAGAAGTCCACGCTTCTCACCCAATTGCCAAAGCGATTGTAAAATTTGCTGAAAATCAGACCGCTTGTGAAGTGACTAATGTGCAAGTGGTCAAAGGTGTGGGGATTATTGCCAACTTAGGCGAGGATCAAATCAAGGTCGGTAATGCGAAGTTTGTCAATTTTTCCGGAAATTTAACCGCTTCTCGATCCACGCAAATTTTTGTGGCGGTAAATGATCAATTAGCCGGTATTTTATCGGTGGAAGATCAGCTGCGTGATGAATCCAAAGCGATGATCGAAAAATTTAAAGCGGAAGGTTATCAATGCTTAATGCTGACCGGCGACCGCCAAACGACCGCTGAATATTTCGCGCAGCAACTCGGTTTAGACGGTGTGATTGCCGAAGTTTTACCGGAACAAAAAGCGGATAAAATTCGTGAGTTACAAGCTCAAGGCAAAAAAGTAGCAATGATTGGGGATGGGATTAACGATGCGCCGGCTCTCGCTCAGGCAAATGTGGGGATCTCAATGCACAACGGCTCGGATATTGCGGTCGAAACCGCCGATCTCTCATTGATGCAACACGGCTTAACACCGGTAGTACAAATTCTACCGTTTGCCAAACGCGTATTACGCAATATGAAGCAAAGTTTGCTCGGGGCATTTATGTATAACGTCATCGCCATTCCGCTTGCTGCCGGTGTGCTTTACCCGTTTACTGGCTGGCTACTCAACCCGATGATCGCCGCCGTTGCGATGACAATGTCTTCCATCACCGTAGTGCTGAATAGTCAGAGATTGTTGAAGTAG